The proteins below are encoded in one region of Pseudonocardia sp. DSM 110487:
- a CDS encoding helix-turn-helix domain-containing protein, producing the protein MPDEPWLSSPAPSELELNTDLLGEVLREYRRVNKINQADLAQLLHLDQSYVSKIETGKRRVTDIEMLLRIAQQLNVPPARLGLSDELLRPVADPSGSRLVGDVDPVAVSQEKWRRTRRALNRSRRELAQATAGLYRPDVRVGDLTFLALPQWTPAAPIPLDEIRLDWLDNPPPVSITGSEPEAAATLPLRAPGKSFPRYTSAVRYLDPPKLFENRTSYRLLEVDLRNDPHMRFGLAAYFDKLDLAEAIAHEAAMAHAAGSKRLDWDSLPLRALIGDPFDMERRYIIPAIETLTLRRNRKTGEATFLLHWRDPAKVATSAGIYGLIPAGEFQPSTISTHDRENDFSLWRSMVREYSEEILGEPERDGSSGEPLVYEDWPLYKSLERARRDGRVSPYCLGIGLDTLTLTATILTVVVFDDDAFDELFGDAVSVNSEGSLVSSSDVVNVTDGLRFNGENVARLLRDEPVASPGACILRRAFDSRELLLR; encoded by the coding sequence GTGCCAGACGAGCCGTGGTTGTCATCCCCTGCGCCATCGGAGCTGGAGCTGAACACTGACCTGCTCGGCGAAGTCCTGCGCGAGTACCGCCGTGTGAACAAGATCAATCAGGCTGATCTGGCTCAACTGCTGCACTTGGATCAGTCCTACGTCTCGAAGATCGAGACCGGGAAGCGTCGAGTGACCGACATCGAGATGCTGTTGCGGATCGCCCAGCAGCTCAACGTCCCGCCCGCCCGCCTCGGCCTCTCGGATGAGCTGCTACGCCCGGTCGCTGATCCGTCTGGCTCGCGACTGGTCGGTGATGTCGACCCGGTGGCCGTGAGCCAGGAGAAGTGGCGCCGGACGAGGCGCGCGCTCAACCGGTCGCGCCGGGAGCTGGCCCAGGCAACGGCCGGCCTCTATCGGCCCGACGTCCGCGTCGGCGATCTGACGTTCCTGGCGCTTCCGCAGTGGACGCCGGCAGCGCCGATCCCACTCGACGAGATCCGCTTGGACTGGCTGGATAACCCGCCGCCGGTCAGCATCACGGGGAGCGAGCCGGAGGCCGCAGCGACGCTGCCACTCCGGGCGCCAGGGAAATCCTTTCCGCGCTACACCTCAGCAGTGCGCTACCTGGATCCGCCGAAGCTGTTCGAGAACCGGACCAGCTACCGGCTACTCGAAGTCGACTTGCGAAATGATCCGCATATGAGGTTCGGCCTGGCTGCGTACTTCGACAAGCTGGATCTTGCGGAGGCCATCGCACACGAGGCGGCGATGGCGCACGCCGCCGGCAGTAAGCGCCTCGATTGGGATTCACTTCCGCTGCGGGCGCTCATTGGTGACCCATTCGACATGGAACGTCGCTACATCATCCCGGCCATCGAGACGCTCACGCTGCGTAGGAATCGGAAGACCGGGGAGGCAACGTTCCTCCTGCACTGGCGCGATCCGGCGAAAGTTGCCACATCGGCCGGGATCTACGGCCTCATCCCGGCCGGCGAGTTCCAGCCCTCCACCATCTCCACACATGACCGCGAAAACGACTTCAGTCTGTGGCGCAGCATGGTCCGCGAGTACAGCGAGGAAATCCTGGGTGAGCCGGAGCGCGACGGCAGTTCGGGGGAGCCGTTGGTGTATGAGGATTGGCCGCTCTATAAAAGCCTTGAACGGGCGCGTCGGGACGGCCGCGTGTCGCCCTACTGCCTGGGGATCGGGCTAGACACGCTGACGCTCACGGCGACGATTCTCACCGTCGTGGTGTTCGATGACGATGCGTTCGACGAGCTGTTCGGCGATGCTGTTTCGGTGAACTCCGAGGGATCGCTCGTGAGTTCGTCGGACGTTGTGAACGTGACCGACGGGCTCCGATTTAACGGCGAGAACGTGGCTCGCCTCCTGCGTGATGAGCCGGTCGCCTCACCGGGCGCCTGCATCCTGCGGAGGGCGTTCGACAGCCGAGAACTCTTGCTGAGGTAG
- a CDS encoding bifunctional 2-polyprenyl-6-hydroxyphenol methylase/3-demethylubiquinol 3-O-methyltransferase UbiG → MIALSLTRPNTIDTMIGNAASAWDAEHTHGRYRDEPPVDFVDDILATATSERLASGVYIGCGNGRNLLPMLDAGLDLTGLDVSTEAISQLRRRRPDRADKLIVGDLAALPARARYELVIGIQVFQHGARRLAHQHLLAAAERVVAGGLLCVRVNATDTDIEYDHDRIEEAVDGGYTIRYEAGPKAGLDIHFFTAAELSALVAGRFTELLAPRLHTTHRTPPSRGHWSQWEAIWKRRPGP, encoded by the coding sequence ATGATCGCTCTCTCCCTGACGCGACCGAATACGATCGACACGATGATCGGTAACGCAGCCTCTGCCTGGGACGCCGAGCACACCCACGGTCGATACCGCGACGAACCACCGGTCGACTTCGTCGACGACATCCTCGCCACCGCCACGAGCGAACGGCTAGCCAGCGGCGTTTACATCGGCTGCGGCAACGGGCGCAACCTGCTGCCAATGCTCGATGCAGGCCTGGACCTCACCGGCCTGGACGTCTCCACCGAGGCGATCAGCCAGCTCCGCCGGCGACGACCCGACCGAGCCGACAAGCTGATCGTCGGCGACCTCGCTGCGCTTCCGGCCCGAGCCCGTTACGAGCTGGTCATCGGTATCCAGGTTTTCCAGCATGGCGCCCGCCGTCTGGCGCATCAGCACCTGCTGGCCGCCGCGGAGCGCGTCGTTGCCGGCGGCCTGCTTTGCGTGCGGGTCAACGCCACCGACACCGATATCGAGTACGACCACGATCGGATCGAGGAGGCCGTCGACGGCGGCTACACCATCCGCTACGAAGCCGGGCCCAAGGCGGGACTGGACATCCACTTCTTCACCGCTGCCGAGCTCAGCGCCCTGGTTGCAGGCCGGTTCACCGAACTGCTCGCCCCGCGACTGCACACCACGCATCGGACCCCACCCAGCCGAGGCCACTGGTCGCAGTGGGAGGCGATCTGGAAGCGGCGACCAGGA
- a CDS encoding amino acid transporter translates to MGADLSRWEPASVEEVAAAFARHPGPWWVAGGVAIELAVGRPIRDHADIDIGVLRTDHVAAHAVLLGWELWAADPPGTLRPWVCGEVLPREVHDVWCRPNAAALWRIQLMIDESDGMDWVSRRDPGVRLPLGLAVRHTAVGIPYLAPQVQLYYKAGSPRPKDLIDFDTALPVLGLPERNWLRAAIERQDPGHGWLERLRQR, encoded by the coding sequence ATGGGCGCGGATCTGAGCCGGTGGGAGCCGGCGAGTGTCGAGGAGGTCGCTGCGGCATTCGCGCGGCATCCCGGGCCGTGGTGGGTGGCGGGCGGGGTGGCGATCGAGCTGGCGGTGGGCCGTCCGATTCGTGATCACGCGGATATCGACATCGGCGTGCTACGCACCGACCACGTTGCCGCCCATGCCGTTCTTCTCGGTTGGGAGCTGTGGGCCGCCGACCCGCCGGGGACCTTGCGGCCATGGGTGTGCGGCGAAGTCCTCCCGCGGGAGGTGCACGACGTGTGGTGCCGCCCCAACGCTGCCGCACTGTGGCGGATCCAGCTCATGATCGACGAATCCGACGGGATGGACTGGGTCTCCCGGCGCGATCCAGGCGTCCGCCTGCCGCTTGGCCTCGCTGTCCGCCACACAGCGGTTGGTATCCCGTATCTCGCGCCTCAGGTGCAGCTGTACTACAAGGCCGGGTCGCCTCGCCCGAAGGACCTCATCGACTTCGACACCGCGCTCCCCGTCCTCGGCCTGCCCGAGCGGAACTGGCTCCGGGCCGCGATCGAGCGGCAGGATCCTGGCCATGGGTGGCTGGAGCGGCTGCGGCAGCGCTGA
- a CDS encoding GntR family transcriptional regulator: MKGLALLVVQRRCAVIEPSDVVAIHLNNTPICLNTAIHIATVSVDRRNVNTRLETAGRLIGMAAPDPDEAEPRHASQRVAERLARDIDAGVYGPGERLPSYRQIATDHDIAVNTAQAAVRLLAASGRAVVRPSSGAFVADEPTDALRATAADRLELAALRDQVRRARTVLGDVERTLGELLDRAPAPGPDSDS; this comes from the coding sequence GTGAAGGGACTCGCGCTGCTCGTCGTCCAGCGGCGCTGTGCAGTCATCGAGCCCAGCGACGTCGTCGCGATCCATCTCAACAACACTCCGATCTGTCTTAATACGGCGATCCATATTGCGACGGTAAGCGTCGACCGTCGCAACGTCAACACCCGTCTTGAGACGGCGGGTAGGCTCATCGGCATGGCTGCGCCCGATCCCGACGAAGCTGAGCCCCGGCACGCGAGCCAGCGCGTTGCCGAGCGGCTTGCACGAGACATCGATGCCGGCGTCTACGGCCCGGGGGAGCGCCTGCCCTCGTACCGGCAGATCGCGACCGACCACGACATCGCCGTGAACACCGCCCAGGCGGCCGTCCGGCTGCTTGCTGCCTCCGGCCGGGCTGTAGTTCGGCCGAGCAGTGGGGCGTTCGTCGCCGACGAGCCGACTGACGCCCTGCGGGCGACTGCTGCAGATCGGCTCGAACTGGCCGCGCTGCGGGACCAGGTGCGCCGGGCGCGGACCGTGCTCGGCGATGTGGAGCGGACGCTCGGCGAGCTGCTCGACCGGGCGCCCGCCCCCGGTCCTGACTCGGATTCGTAG
- a CDS encoding DNA adenine methylase codes for MKMSGERIHPAMKRPRLSPLRYPGGKGGLYGRLRELIRLNSITKGTYIEPYAGGAGAAIGLLITGEVKSIHINDLDPAVFAFWTACVTRNVEFIAKLRTVPVSVDEWRRQREIYDLGRKADLFDLGFATFYLNRTNRSGVLNGGPIGGHDQSGPYKIDARFNRDTLSERMRLIGLYSSKISVTNDDGMAIINRYIDNTDAFIYADPPYFLKAGSLYMNSFKAEDHAALAACLNSAADARWVLTYDNVSQVAELYKDRRREEIGVHYSARNVTKAKEVMVYSDSLEVDRPTLFDLVEAVD; via the coding sequence ATGAAGATGAGCGGTGAACGCATCCATCCGGCAATGAAGCGACCGCGTCTGTCACCTCTTAGGTACCCCGGTGGCAAGGGTGGGCTATACGGGCGCCTACGGGAACTGATCCGGCTCAACTCCATCACGAAGGGAACCTACATCGAACCGTATGCTGGCGGCGCAGGCGCAGCCATTGGCCTATTGATAACCGGTGAGGTCAAATCGATCCACATCAACGACCTAGACCCCGCCGTCTTCGCCTTTTGGACTGCGTGCGTAACGCGGAATGTAGAATTCATCGCCAAACTTCGTACAGTTCCCGTGTCTGTTGACGAATGGCGCCGACAAAGAGAGATCTACGATCTGGGCAGGAAAGCAGATCTCTTCGATCTCGGCTTCGCCACTTTCTATCTGAACCGCACCAATCGATCAGGGGTTCTGAACGGCGGCCCGATCGGCGGACACGACCAGAGCGGGCCATACAAGATCGACGCCAGATTCAATCGCGACACGCTGTCCGAGCGCATGCGACTTATCGGACTGTACTCAAGTAAGATATCCGTAACAAATGACGACGGCATGGCGATAATTAACAGGTACATTGATAACACTGATGCGTTCATCTATGCGGACCCGCCCTACTTCTTGAAGGCTGGATCGCTGTATATGAACTCATTCAAGGCAGAGGACCACGCTGCCCTCGCGGCTTGTCTGAACTCTGCTGCGGATGCACGGTGGGTTCTCACATACGACAACGTCTCTCAGGTTGCCGAACTCTACAAGGATCGACGTCGCGAGGAGATCGGCGTGCACTACTCTGCCCGCAACGTCACTAAAGCCAAGGAAGTGATGGTCTACTCGGACTCTCTGGAAGTTGATCGTCCTACCCTATTTGACCTTGTGGAAGCGGTTGACTGA
- a CDS encoding RRQRL motif-containing zinc-binding protein produces MSAPRPAPRSAVRLWDGRMWPCAGRYAGVPVFRYGWAPSGLFTVRQLAALGLRPAGQDVAGWLVWGPANRPRWAYLFRLDLAAPKRPMTRARWVAIERCNAAQRICPSCGEDAGYRIPRSLGECTECAESTRGPRYAADGEEWAA; encoded by the coding sequence GTGAGCGCCCCGCGCCCGGCGCCGCGCTCCGCGGTGCGGTTGTGGGACGGCCGAATGTGGCCGTGCGCGGGCCGGTACGCCGGGGTGCCGGTGTTCCGCTACGGGTGGGCGCCGTCCGGGCTGTTCACGGTGCGACAACTGGCCGCGCTGGGGTTGCGCCCGGCAGGTCAGGACGTGGCGGGGTGGCTGGTGTGGGGGCCGGCGAACCGGCCCCGCTGGGCCTACCTGTTCCGGCTGGATCTGGCCGCGCCGAAGCGCCCGATGACTCGGGCGCGGTGGGTGGCGATCGAGCGGTGCAACGCCGCGCAGCGCATCTGCCCATCGTGCGGGGAGGACGCCGGCTACCGCATCCCGCGCTCGCTCGGGGAGTGCACCGAGTGCGCCGAGTCCACCCGCGGCCCGCGCTACGCCGCCGATGGCGAGGAGTGGGCGGCGTGA
- a CDS encoding ParB/Srx family N-terminal domain-containing protein, translating into MIDMTSWPELEVDVLDDVELDPNNIRLEMPVSAPQVDIMRDIFVNGDALSLVEAIVKVGYLTHETPIIVQRDGRNVVVEGNRRLAALKAIQNPYLVSEYQSRITALVKEFDGRDGLRKIQVKLAPDQEQANQVIAAIHTSNIRLRWPPARQAAFFQAQVDAGKTLPQLLVEYPLSSVRRFVRSSQLLNKFKSVPYSDPELRDFFNTKKFIPTTLSRIYESAEFTRVLGIEMRPNGSIKMNVSDTRFNRIATFIISGMNSGEFTSRTLPKTSAQAFQNLIAEIERIASAPSGRSPSSSSAATSAGGGTGNSRQPGTSQAGSGSNPSQTGGAAGGTAAGGANAPNAGGPAAQPPQGSAGQQQPASQPRRHTSIRLDSHSLVVPPTFPPAIEKIYTELITIHVQNYPNATMDLLRTFLEKVIKAYARGNQHTIIPQHGGYVQLGDCLTWLNNHVQSLPNHSGLSSLINRIQSRNVKQYPTSAAYLNDINHNPDIFATPQDAHELWEAMVSLMQLMLK; encoded by the coding sequence GTGATCGACATGACAAGCTGGCCGGAGCTTGAGGTGGACGTACTGGACGACGTTGAGTTGGACCCCAATAACATTCGCCTCGAAATGCCAGTCAGTGCGCCACAAGTCGATATAATGCGCGACATATTCGTGAACGGCGATGCCCTTTCGCTGGTCGAAGCAATCGTCAAGGTTGGGTATCTAACGCACGAAACGCCGATCATCGTTCAGCGCGATGGGAGAAACGTCGTCGTCGAAGGCAACCGGCGACTCGCTGCACTCAAGGCGATTCAAAACCCGTACCTCGTTTCAGAATATCAGTCCCGAATAACTGCCCTCGTCAAGGAATTCGACGGACGAGATGGCCTACGCAAGATTCAGGTAAAGCTGGCACCCGATCAGGAACAGGCGAATCAAGTAATCGCCGCGATTCACACCAGCAACATTCGCCTCCGATGGCCCCCCGCACGACAGGCTGCCTTCTTTCAGGCACAGGTGGATGCCGGAAAGACGCTGCCACAGCTGCTTGTCGAATACCCACTCTCGTCCGTTCGGCGGTTTGTCAGATCCAGCCAGCTACTGAACAAGTTCAAGTCAGTTCCATACTCCGACCCAGAGCTTCGAGACTTCTTCAATACCAAGAAGTTCATACCGACCACTCTGTCTCGAATCTACGAGTCAGCCGAGTTTACCCGCGTCCTCGGAATCGAGATGCGACCAAACGGCAGCATCAAGATGAACGTGTCCGACACACGCTTCAATAGGATTGCAACTTTCATTATTAGCGGAATGAATTCGGGCGAATTTACATCGCGGACCTTGCCGAAAACATCCGCGCAGGCGTTCCAAAACTTGATCGCTGAGATCGAGCGGATCGCCTCAGCTCCCTCGGGAAGATCTCCAAGTTCTTCGTCCGCGGCAACCAGTGCAGGAGGAGGGACAGGCAACAGTCGACAGCCAGGAACCAGTCAGGCAGGCAGCGGCAGCAATCCCAGCCAGACCGGAGGTGCGGCGGGCGGGACTGCGGCGGGAGGAGCCAACGCACCAAACGCCGGTGGACCCGCAGCTCAACCACCGCAAGGGAGTGCAGGACAGCAGCAGCCTGCGAGCCAACCCCGACGTCACACCTCCATACGCCTTGACTCTCACAGCCTTGTCGTCCCACCGACGTTTCCACCAGCTATCGAGAAGATCTATACTGAGCTGATTACAATCCACGTGCAGAATTATCCGAACGCAACGATGGACCTTCTTCGAACTTTTCTTGAGAAAGTCATCAAAGCGTACGCACGAGGGAACCAGCACACTATAATTCCACAGCATGGCGGCTACGTCCAGCTTGGCGACTGCTTGACGTGGCTTAACAATCACGTTCAGTCGCTGCCCAATCATAGCGGCCTCTCGTCGTTGATAAATCGAATACAGTCCCGCAACGTAAAGCAGTACCCCACCAGCGCGGCCTACTTGAACGACATAAACCACAACCCCGACATCTTCGCAACGCCGCAAGACGCACATGAACTTTGGGAAGCGATGGTCAGCCTGATGCAGTTGATGCTCAAATGA